A window of Bacillus toyonensis BCT-7112 genomic DNA:
CGATGCCTCTTGTAAAGACGAAGAAGGCGATGGAAGGATTGGCATCAGGGCAAGTGATTGAAATTGAGGCAACAGATAAAGGATCTACGGTAGATATACAAAGTTGGGCGAATAAAATAGGGCATCAATATATCGGGACGAAACATGAGGGTGCTATATTGATGCATTATGTGAGGAAAGCGCATGAACATGAAGTGAACGAAGTTGTGAAATATCCTCATACAATTACGAATGCGGAATTACAGGATATATTATCTCACGGAGAAGAGTGCATTGTATTAGATGTTCGTGAAGCAGCAGAATTTGCTTTTGGTCATATTCCATCTGCTATTTCGGTGCCACTAGGTGAACTAGACAGTACATCGTTAGATCAGACGAAGCAAATTTATGTTGTTTGCCGAACTGGTAACCGCAGTGATGTAGCTTGCCAAATGTTGAAAGAGAAAGGTTTTTCAAATGTGAAAAATGTCATTCCTGGTATGTTAGGGTGGCAAGGAAATGTGGAGAAATAAAATTTTTTAAACGAAAATATACCTATGGGGGTAATTAAATGGACATTAAGATGTTACAAGCAAAAGATGTTGCAGAGAAAGTTTTATTCGGAGAGTTGTTTATTTTAGATGTTCGTAATGAGACGGATTATGAAGATTGGAAAATTGAAGGGAAACAAGTATCTTCTATTAATAAACCTTATTTTGACTTGTTAGATGGTGTAGACCATATTGTAGATGAATTACCGAGAGAGAAAGAGATTTTAGTCGTATGTGCAAAAGAAGGTTCTTCGCAGTTTGTCGCGGAGCAATTGTTGGATGCTGGCTTCAACGATGTTTCCTATTTAGCTGGTGGGATGAAAGCTTGGAGTGAATATGTAAAGCCGCTCAAAGTAGGAGATGTACAGGGCGGAGGGAGTATATATCAATTTAATCGTCTTGGAAAAGGCTGTTTATCTTATATGGTCGTTTCTAACGGTGAAGCAGCAGTTATTGATGCAGTAAGAACGATTGAATCATATGAGGAGTTTGCGAAAGAGCATGGAGTTACTATTACGAATGTAATGGATACACATTTACATGCAGACCATATTTCTGGCGGTCGTAAGTTAGCTGAAAAAGTAGGTGGTACGTATTGGTTACCTCCAAAAGATGCGGAGGAAGTCGTTTTCTTATACGAACCACTTGTAGAAGGATCTGTTATTACGGTAGGGGGTACCAAAATCGAAATTGATGCGCTATACTCACCGGGGCATACGATTGGGAGTACATCATTTATTGTAGATAATTCCTATTTATTATCGGGCGATATTTTATTTGTAGATTCAATCGGGCGTCCAGATCTTGCTGGTAAGGCTGAAGATTGGGTGAGCGATTTACGAAATACATTATATAAGCGCTATAAGGAATTATCTCAAGAGTTAATTGTTTTACCAGCTCATTATTCAAAAATAAGTGAAATGGATGAAAATGGGGTTGTGAGTGCTAATTTAAAACAATTGTTTGAAGTGAATGCAGGGTTAAATATGAAAGATGAGAATGAATTTCGCAAAATTGTAACGGAGAATCTACCACCTCAGCCGAATGCTTATCAAGAAATTCGTCAAACGAATATGGGGAAAATTCATCCGAGTGTGGAAGAAGAACGTGAAATGGAGATTGGTCCAAACCGCTGTGCAGTTCATAATTAATAACAAATTGGAGGAATAGATGATGAATATAAAACAAGTTTTAGATGCGAAAGATTTAGCATGTCCAATGCCAATTGTAAGAACGAAAAGAGCGATGGATACTTTACAATCGGGCGAAGTGTTAGAAGTACATGTA
This region includes:
- a CDS encoding sulfurtransferase TusA family protein gives rise to the protein MEESIMSIKVDMSLDCKGLACPMPLVKTKKAMEGLASGQVIEIEATDKGSTVDIQSWANKIGHQYIGTKHEGAILMHYVRKAHEHEVNEVVKYPHTITNAELQDILSHGEECIVLDVREAAEFAFGHIPSAISVPLGELDSTSLDQTKQIYVVCRTGNRSDVACQMLKEKGFSNVKNVIPGMLGWQGNVEK
- a CDS encoding MBL fold metallo-hydrolase yields the protein MDIKMLQAKDVAEKVLFGELFILDVRNETDYEDWKIEGKQVSSINKPYFDLLDGVDHIVDELPREKEILVVCAKEGSSQFVAEQLLDAGFNDVSYLAGGMKAWSEYVKPLKVGDVQGGGSIYQFNRLGKGCLSYMVVSNGEAAVIDAVRTIESYEEFAKEHGVTITNVMDTHLHADHISGGRKLAEKVGGTYWLPPKDAEEVVFLYEPLVEGSVITVGGTKIEIDALYSPGHTIGSTSFIVDNSYLLSGDILFVDSIGRPDLAGKAEDWVSDLRNTLYKRYKELSQELIVLPAHYSKISEMDENGVVSANLKQLFEVNAGLNMKDENEFRKIVTENLPPQPNAYQEIRQTNMGKIHPSVEEEREMEIGPNRCAVHN
- a CDS encoding sulfurtransferase TusA family protein — translated: MMNIKQVLDAKDLACPMPIVRTKRAMDTLQSGEVLEVHVTDKGSIKDIPAWANKTGHDIVKHAEESDVLKFWIKKA